The following proteins are encoded in a genomic region of Paenibacillus sp. FSL R7-0273:
- the asd gene encoding aspartate-semialdehyde dehydrogenase: protein MASKLRAGIVGGTGMVGQRFIALLENHPWFQVTVIAASRNSAGKTYEESVKGRWKLTTPMPDAVKGIMVQDASNVEEVAADVDLIFCAVDMKKEEIKALEEAYAKTGTPVISNNSAHRWTPDVPMVIPEINPEHLSVIAQQRKRLGTETGFIAVKPNCSIQSYMPALNALSEFKPSKVVVTTYQAISGAGKTFTDWPEMLDNVIPYIGGEEEKSEQEPLRIWGQVTEEGIVKSEQPVITSQCIRVPVADGHMAAVFASFEQKPSKEEILERWNSFKGRPQELELPSAPKQFITYFEEENRPQTKLDRDIENGMGVSAGRLREDTLYDYKFVSLSHNTVRGAAGGAVLIAELLKAEGYIQPK, encoded by the coding sequence ATGGCAAGTAAATTAAGAGCGGGTATCGTTGGCGGTACCGGTATGGTCGGACAGCGTTTTATTGCACTCCTTGAAAATCATCCATGGTTTCAGGTAACGGTCATTGCGGCAAGCCGGAATTCAGCCGGCAAAACGTATGAGGAATCGGTGAAAGGCAGATGGAAGCTGACTACCCCTATGCCGGATGCAGTAAAGGGTATTATGGTCCAGGATGCCTCTAATGTAGAAGAAGTGGCTGCAGATGTCGATCTGATCTTCTGTGCTGTTGATATGAAAAAAGAAGAAATCAAGGCGCTGGAGGAAGCTTATGCCAAGACCGGCACGCCTGTTATTTCCAATAACTCGGCACACCGCTGGACGCCGGACGTTCCGATGGTTATTCCTGAGATCAACCCGGAGCATCTGTCTGTGATTGCCCAGCAGCGCAAACGCCTGGGTACAGAAACGGGCTTCATTGCGGTTAAGCCGAACTGCTCGATCCAGAGCTACATGCCGGCGCTGAATGCCCTGAGCGAGTTCAAGCCATCCAAGGTGGTAGTAACAACGTATCAGGCTATCTCGGGAGCAGGCAAAACCTTTACCGACTGGCCGGAAATGCTGGACAACGTTATTCCGTATATCGGCGGTGAGGAAGAGAAGAGCGAGCAGGAGCCGCTGCGGATCTGGGGCCAGGTGACAGAGGAGGGTATCGTCAAAAGCGAGCAGCCTGTCATCACCAGCCAGTGTATCCGCGTGCCGGTAGCTGACGGCCATATGGCTGCGGTGTTTGCTTCCTTTGAGCAGAAGCCTTCCAAGGAAGAAATCCTGGAGCGCTGGAACAGCTTCAAGGGACGCCCGCAGGAGCTGGAGCTGCCAAGCGCACCGAAGCAGTTCATTACCTATTTCGAAGAAGAGAACCGTCCTCAGACCAAGCTTGATCGCGACATCGAGAACGGCATGGGCGTATCCGCAGGCAGACTGCGTGAAGATACGCTGTATGACTACAAATTCGTCAGCCTCTCCCACAACACGGTCCGCGGCGCAGCCGGCGGTGCAGTGCTGATTGCAGAGCTGCTGAAGGCAGAAGGTTATATCCAGCCGAAATAA
- a CDS encoding DUF3934 family protein → MVAKSKGGGTGRGTGSKGWTRWNKTAKPVKPKKGTAGSQGPKGAVKESTTAKKGGSK, encoded by the coding sequence ATTGTGGCAAAAAGTAAAGGCGGCGGCACAGGCAGAGGAACCGGCAGCAAGGGCTGGACCCGCTGGAACAAAACAGCGAAGCCGGTAAAGCCGAAAAAAGGAACAGCAGGCAGCCAGGGGCCGAAGGGCGCTGTTAAGGAGAGCACTACAGCCAAAAAGGGCGGCAGCAAATAG
- a CDS encoding pseudouridine synthase, whose amino-acid sequence MRIDKYMSMTGIYPRRETARLLAAGRITVNGEVCGKNTAVEPEDLVAVDGNPVSLTVQEKVYLALNKPVGITCTAAPGVEGNIIDYINYPSRIFAVGRLDKHSEGLILLTSDGDIVNKMMRSENQHEKEYLVTVDKPVTGSFLEAMSAGVAILGTVTKPCATYPVAERQFGIILTQGLNLQIRRMCKELGQRVLRLERTRIMNITMDGLERGAWRHLTGQELDRLKHSLNA is encoded by the coding sequence ATGAGAATTGATAAATATATGAGCATGACCGGTATTTACCCGCGGCGGGAGACTGCCAGGCTGCTGGCAGCCGGCCGGATTACGGTAAACGGTGAGGTCTGCGGCAAAAATACGGCTGTGGAGCCGGAGGATCTGGTGGCTGTGGACGGCAACCCCGTCAGCCTGACCGTGCAGGAGAAGGTCTATCTGGCCCTGAACAAGCCGGTTGGCATTACCTGTACAGCAGCGCCCGGGGTGGAAGGCAATATTATAGATTACATTAACTATCCTTCCCGCATCTTTGCTGTAGGACGGCTGGACAAGCATTCGGAGGGGCTGATTCTGCTCACTAGCGATGGTGATATCGTTAACAAAATGATGCGTTCAGAAAATCAGCATGAGAAGGAATACCTTGTAACTGTGGACAAGCCGGTGACCGGTTCATTCCTGGAGGCCATGTCCGCCGGTGTTGCCATCCTCGGAACCGTCACCAAGCCTTGCGCTACTTATCCGGTCGCTGAACGTCAGTTCGGCATCATACTCACCCAGGGGCTTAACCTGCAGATCCGCCGGATGTGCAAGGAGCTGGGCCAAAGAGTGCTCCGGCTGGAGCGGACCCGGATTATGAATATTACCATGGACGGCCTGGAGCGTGGAGCGTGGCGGCATCTGACCGGACAGGAGCTGGACAGGCTGAAGCATTCCCTGAATGCATGA
- a CDS encoding ABC transporter ATP-binding protein: MARDFSSGGFGGGPGHGRFKFDEAGGRPELSRGLLLRISKYFIPYWKQTAVVMLVLGVSAVLGLLPPILIQQIIDQALPDKNLRLLILLVLASLGTTVVSGLLGVLQNYLNSFISLNIVHDMKNQMYRHLQRMPLQFFSEVKQGEVITRMTSDITGVQSVFNNTIVNFASNLFILVSTAAALFIMNWKLALLGILVVPLFIVPTRKMGNVRWKLAKQTQEKVSEQNRIIQETMSVSGYLLMKLFTRESAEYKSFSAINAEATGLQIRESMAGRWFIMFLSTFTSIGPMLIYLYGGILFIQGELSIGIIITFVALLGRLYGPVMQMTNLYVDIKRSVALFERIFDYFDMEPVITDQPDARPVSAAGNSILFDNVYFSYQPDKPALRGISFTADAGTVTALVGPSGAGKSTITSLLPRLYETDSGTISIGGTSIREFTLESLRSQIGLVTQDTYLFNGTIRDNLLYARPDAAEAEIIEACRSAYIHDFIMGLPEQYETLVGNRGIKLSGGEQQRLSIARVLLKNPPVIIMDEATSSLDTVSEYYIQQAMHSLLANKTGIIIAHRLSTIIAADQILVVKDGTIVEKGTHDKLLQHNGVYKALYDKQFEPKGFSDSPVAD, from the coding sequence ATGGCAAGAGATTTCAGTTCCGGCGGGTTCGGCGGAGGACCGGGGCACGGAAGATTTAAATTCGATGAAGCCGGGGGCAGGCCGGAGCTTTCCCGGGGGCTGCTGCTGCGGATCAGCAAATATTTTATCCCCTATTGGAAGCAGACGGCTGTTGTGATGCTTGTACTGGGCGTATCTGCAGTGCTTGGACTGCTGCCCCCGATTCTGATTCAGCAGATTATCGACCAGGCGCTGCCTGACAAAAATCTGCGCCTGCTTATTCTGCTCGTACTTGCATCACTGGGCACAACGGTCGTTTCCGGCCTGCTGGGCGTACTGCAGAATTATTTGAATTCTTTTATCTCCTTAAATATTGTGCATGATATGAAAAACCAGATGTACCGCCACCTTCAGCGGATGCCGCTGCAATTTTTCTCAGAAGTGAAGCAGGGAGAGGTCATTACGAGAATGACCAGTGACATCACCGGCGTACAGAGCGTATTCAACAACACGATTGTCAATTTTGCGAGCAACCTGTTTATTCTGGTGTCCACAGCAGCCGCGCTGTTCATTATGAACTGGAAGCTGGCTCTGCTTGGCATTCTTGTCGTGCCCCTGTTTATCGTGCCTACGCGCAAAATGGGCAACGTCCGCTGGAAGCTTGCCAAGCAGACACAGGAAAAGGTGTCAGAGCAGAACCGGATCATCCAGGAGACAATGAGCGTCAGCGGCTATCTTCTGATGAAGCTTTTTACTAGAGAGTCTGCCGAATACAAAAGCTTCTCCGCAATCAATGCGGAAGCAACAGGCCTGCAAATCCGCGAATCCATGGCCGGACGCTGGTTTATTATGTTCCTCTCCACCTTTACGAGTATCGGCCCGATGCTGATCTACCTGTACGGCGGGATTCTTTTTATCCAGGGGGAGCTGTCTATCGGTATCATCATCACCTTTGTTGCACTCCTAGGCAGACTGTACGGTCCTGTAATGCAGATGACCAATTTGTATGTGGATATTAAGCGGTCGGTAGCGCTGTTTGAGCGGATTTTCGATTATTTTGATATGGAGCCGGTGATTACAGATCAGCCTGATGCTAGGCCGGTCAGTGCAGCCGGAAACAGCATCCTGTTCGACAATGTCTATTTCTCCTATCAGCCGGATAAGCCCGCGCTGCGCGGAATCAGCTTTACCGCAGATGCCGGCACAGTGACTGCCCTGGTCGGACCAAGCGGAGCCGGCAAGTCCACCATCACCAGTCTGCTTCCGCGGCTCTATGAGACAGATTCAGGCACAATCAGCATCGGCGGTACAAGCATCCGCGAATTCACACTGGAGTCGCTGCGCTCCCAGATTGGACTGGTTACCCAGGACACTTACCTGTTCAACGGCACAATCCGGGACAATCTGCTGTACGCCCGTCCCGATGCCGCTGAAGCCGAGATTATTGAAGCCTGCCGTTCCGCCTATATCCATGATTTTATTATGGGGCTGCCGGAACAATATGAGACCCTCGTCGGCAACCGCGGGATCAAGCTGTCAGGCGGGGAGCAGCAGCGGCTATCCATTGCCCGGGTGCTGTTGAAGAATCCGCCAGTCATTATTATGGATGAAGCAACCTCTTCCCTCGATACCGTCTCCGAATACTATATTCAGCAGGCGATGCACTCCCTTTTGGCGAACAAGACCGGGATTATCATTGCCCACAGGCTGTCCACGATTATTGCTGCTGATCAGATCCTGGTGGTTAAGGATGGAACGATCGTTGAAAAAGGTACGCATGACAAGCTCCTGCAGCATAACGGGGTGTATAAAGCTCTGTACGACAAGCAGTTTGAGCCAAAAGGGTTCTCTGACTCTCCTGTCGCCGATTAA
- the thiE gene encoding thiamine phosphate synthase, with protein MMQDREEYIRRILKLYFIMGSANCRLSPAETLTQAINGGITLFQFREKGPGALTGAAAVRLGRQLQAICRAHGIPFIVNDDIGLAELLDADGVHVGQEDEPAGSIRRRLGAGKIVGVSAHTPEEARQAIADGADYLGVGPVYPTSSKDDARAVQGTQVIEQLRLSGLGIPLVGIGGITADNASPVIRAGADGISVISAISAAADVKAAASRLLNAVQL; from the coding sequence ATGATGCAGGACCGCGAAGAGTATATCCGGCGCATACTCAAGCTGTATTTTATAATGGGCAGCGCCAACTGCCGGCTCTCTCCTGCCGAGACGCTGACGCAGGCTATCAACGGAGGCATCACACTGTTCCAGTTCCGTGAAAAGGGTCCCGGCGCCCTGACCGGCGCCGCAGCCGTACGGCTTGGCCGTCAGCTTCAGGCTATCTGCCGGGCACATGGCATCCCCTTTATCGTCAACGACGATATCGGGCTTGCTGAGCTGCTGGATGCCGACGGTGTGCATGTCGGCCAGGAGGACGAGCCGGCCGGCTCCATCCGCCGCCGGCTTGGCGCAGGTAAAATCGTCGGCGTGTCGGCGCACACGCCAGAGGAAGCCCGTCAGGCCATCGCTGACGGTGCTGATTACCTTGGCGTCGGGCCGGTCTACCCGACCTCCTCCAAAGACGATGCCAGAGCTGTGCAGGGCACGCAGGTCATTGAGCAGCTAAGGCTCAGCGGACTCGGCATTCCGCTGGTCGGAATCGGCGGCATCACTGCTGATAATGCCTCACCCGTAATCCGCGCAGGTGCGGATGGTATCTCGGTCATCTCGGCCATTTCTGCAGCCGCTGATGTTAAAGCAGCCGCAAGCCGGCTGCTGAATGCTGTACAGCTCTAA
- the thiD gene encoding bifunctional hydroxymethylpyrimidine kinase/phosphomethylpyrimidine kinase has translation MTHTFKALTIAGSDSGGGAGIQADLKTFQELGVYGMSALTAVTAQNTLGVQAVYPLTGEAVAAQLDSVGTDLPPDAVKTGMLFSSGIIEIVAAKVRNYGWSRLIVDPVMVAKGGSPLLQQEAVAALISELLPLTLVVTPNIPEAEMLTGMTITGLKEREQAARLIHTMGPKYVVLKGGHDDGTDGVRDLIYDGQAFAYLDSPRIATRHTHGTGCTFSAAITAGLAAGDSVDEAIHTAKAFIQAAIEHGLGIGNGHGPTNHFAYRRAQKGDAL, from the coding sequence ATGACCCATACATTTAAAGCCCTCACCATTGCCGGCTCTGACAGCGGCGGCGGCGCCGGAATTCAGGCTGACCTCAAAACCTTCCAGGAGTTGGGTGTCTACGGTATGTCCGCATTAACTGCCGTAACTGCACAGAATACGCTGGGCGTTCAGGCCGTTTATCCGCTCACCGGGGAGGCGGTCGCAGCCCAGCTTGACTCTGTCGGCACCGATCTGCCGCCGGATGCCGTGAAGACCGGCATGCTGTTCAGCAGCGGTATTATAGAAATCGTCGCTGCCAAGGTGCGAAACTACGGCTGGAGCAGACTTATAGTCGATCCGGTTATGGTTGCCAAGGGCGGTTCACCCCTTCTGCAGCAGGAGGCAGTGGCTGCATTAATCAGCGAGCTGCTGCCGCTGACACTTGTTGTGACGCCAAATATACCCGAAGCGGAAATGCTGACCGGCATGACCATCACCGGCCTTAAAGAGCGTGAGCAGGCCGCCAGGCTGATTCATACTATGGGACCAAAATATGTTGTGCTCAAAGGCGGTCATGATGACGGAACCGACGGTGTGCGGGATCTGATCTATGACGGGCAGGCGTTTGCATATCTGGACAGCCCGCGGATTGCTACCAGACATACGCACGGCACCGGCTGTACCTTCTCGGCAGCGATAACAGCAGGACTTGCAGCAGGAGACAGTGTAGATGAAGCGATACACACAGCCAAAGCCTTTATTCAGGCGGCAATTGAGCACGGTCTCGGGATCGGTAACGGACATGGGCCGACCAACCATTTTGCGTACCGCCGCGCCCAAAAAGGGGATGCACTATGA